The nucleotide window CTCCCGCCGGGCTCCCTCGGGGCTCCCACTGCCTCAACAAGGGCCTGAACCGGGGAGCGTGGCCACAGGTGCCAAGGGTGATCCGAGCGCGGCTcgggggcggaccgggggcagtcttggggggtgggaaggcccTTCAGAGACCTTCCCTCCGGGTGCGTTCTCTTGTGCCCCCAGCTCGGTGCCCAGACATGGCGGGCCGACGGCGCCTTCTCGCTGGTGGATGATGCTACCTGGAGTGACGTGCGCCTAGGCCTGAAGTGACtgcgccctcccccccaccctccccctctcttccccgccctccctgacccttccccgcccccctggccctcccctactcttcccgcctctcccctgccctcccctacccttcccctctctccccggcctcccctcgctcttccctgccctcccctactCTCCgcacctctcccctgccctccctcccctccccctgcccttcccctgcccttcccggCCCCAGCAAGCCTTGGGCTGGTCCCCATGGAGAGGATGAGTTGGCTCAGCAAGCTGGCCCCCCGCAGCGCCGGCCACCGTGCCCCCCGCGGCGCCAGCCTGCAGACCCCCGTCACCGCTGACCCCGAGACCTGCCTCATGGTTTTCAAGAACCACTGGGCCCAGGTGAGTCCCTCCGGGCCCCTCCCTCGGGCCCGGCACTGCTGGTGGGGCGGGGGCCCGCGGGCCTGGGCAgtgagggcgggaggagggcgcCCCcggtcgggctcacggtccggcccggcggccccggtCAGGTGTTGCGGATCCTGGAGCAGcggggcccccgcccggcccccggcggcccgGACGACGCCAGCGCCGTGCGCAACCACACCTACCAGATGCTGACCCTGCTGGCGGAGGACCGGCCGGCCCCCGAGGCGCCCCCGCCGGGACCCCTGCTGGACTTCGCGCTGCGGGAGGACGTGCTGGAGCGCGTCCTGCGCTGGCAGCTGCAGTGGGACGGGGCGGAGGAGCGGCGGGCGGAGCAGCTCAAGCTCTACGAGATGCTCATCAGCCAGGCCCGCCAGCCGCTGCTCCATCACCGGGCCGTGCGTGAGCCCCTGCTGCGCCTGCTGGCCGcctgcggccccgccccctcccctgccgcccccgccccggcccccgccccttccctggaCGCCAACCTGGTGCTGCTGCTGAACCAGCTGTGCGTGTGTGTGGCCCGGGAGCCGGGCCTCCTGGAGCTCTTCCTGCAGGGAGCGCcggagccgggccccggccccgcccccgacggcccccccagcctcctgctctTTTCCCGCCTCGTCCCCTTCATCCACCGCGAGGGACCCCTAGGGCAGCAGGCCCGGGACGCTCTGCTCCTGCTCATGGCCCTCTCCGCCGGCAACCTCACCGTGGGCCGCTACATCGCTGACCATTCCTACTTCTGCCCGGTCAGTgcctccccggggcggggggcgggacgggcaGCCGACTCACCCGCCCCGGGTCCAGCCGGGTCCGAGCGGCTTCTGGGCTCTGTTTCTTGTCCTGATCTTGTCCCGGGGCCTGGGCCGGGTCGACctactgacccctgacccccacgcCCCGAGTCCCGAGGGCTCACGGGAGAGACTCCGGCGAGTCGATTGTCCGAGTGGGCCCGGAGGGTAAGGGTAAAGGATCCGGGTCCACCGTCTGCTTACCTGaggactcccctccccaccctcaaccagcTGCCCACCTCCCGGATGGAACCGGACGGGGGAAGGTGGAGGCCGGAGGTCGCTCCCCCGATCCCTGTTTCCGGCCCCACGGGGTCTCTGCCAAGGTCTCCGGGCGCTGGGCGGGCTCTGAGGGACAgagcgaccccctccccccctccgcccaatccccagccccttcctcccccgccccccacaccacacacacatccGGTGAGGTTCGGGCCTGGGGttcgagccccgggtgggagctGAGACTGGAGAAGCGGGGGCTgatcccctcccccgtctccgcTCCCCATGAGGAACCAGTGTTggactctctttcctccctccctgtccctcccaggtGCTGGCCACGGGGCTCAGTGCCCTGTACTCCTCTCTGCCCCGCAAGATCGAGGTGCGGGGAGATGATTGGCACTTCCTGCGGCGGGAGGATTGGCTGGGCGTGTCCCCCCTCGCGCTCTTCATGAGTTCCCTGGAGTTCTGCAACGCCGTCACCCAGGTGGGGCCGGGGAcgaggatggggccgggggggcggcgtgGGGAGCTGAAAGGGAGGCTGGGGGTCAAGGCGCTGGGCTCCTGAGTGATGCGGTCaattaagcgtggcttagtgccagACATCCTGCTCAGTATCGGGTGGGGAGCATCTCGCGAAGTGGAGCTCTTGGAGGGGGTGGCCTTGGGGAACTGAGCGCTGAAGAGAGGGACCCAGCAGGACTCCCTGtgacctccccgctccccctccccacccggccaGGTGGCACACCCCCTGGTGCAAAGGCAGCTGGTCGATTACGTCCACAACGGCTTCCTGGTGCCCGTCATGGGGCCCGCCCTGCACAAGGTAAGGATGGGGTGTTTCAGAGGGTGAGCCGCATCGTGGGGTTGGGGCTAGGGGGATGGGACCCGGAGACCTTGTGCCTTATGTGAGGGGCTGGCAGTGTCCCCGCTGCCTGGCCCGCTCCCCTCCAGAGTGACTCCCCCCCCGCCCTGCTTCAAGGGTCGGGTTCTCGGAGGCGAGTCTGCCCGCCGGCTAGGCATCTGTGTATCTCGTCGGCCTGCGTCTGGACGTGCTGAAAACCTATGTAGGTTGGAAGTGTCCGGCCTGGCCCAGTACTGGCCACGGGCTGCCCGGGAGGAAGTGGCCTCTTCCAAATAGGAAGTAGCAGGAAATCCACTCGCACCGGTGCAGCCTTCCCCGGGAGATGCCCCCGCAGAGACCGGTAGTGCCCCCGGACCTCCCGGCCACTTGAGGTTCGGTGCAGGTCGCTTCTGGCCGGGAGCGCCGCAGGACCCCtagtcccctccttcccccctgaaTTTGAGGGTCGGGGGAGCCAGGCGGCCGTTCGACTCGGAGCCCCGGGGAGCGCGGGTGGGGCTCTGGGACGGCCGGcccgcgggcgcgcgcgcgccctcCGACTCGGCGGACTCTCACGGCCTCCCCGTCCCGTCTCGTtccgtcccggccccggccccagagcTCAGTGGAGGAGATGATCGCCAGCACGGCCTACCTGGAGCTGTTCGTGCGCAGCGTCTCCGAGCCGGCCCTTCTACGCACGTTCCTGCGCTTTCTGCTGCTGCACCGGCACGACTCCCACACCATCCTGGACACCCTGGTGGCCCGCATCGCCAGCAACTCCCGGGTACTCCCGCGCCCACCTTCGGGCACGCTTCCCGTCCGCCCCGGTCTGCCCGGGGCGcccgcggcccccgtcccacccggcACCCCGTCCTCatcgtccccgccccctcctccatatcttcagccccttccccgtccctctaGCCCTCACCCCGCCGTGCCCCGGGGCAGGATCTTGGACCGGCGatcggggtcggggggtggtcCGAGGTGGCTGTGAATGtgatgccctctcctctccctccccgtcacAGCTCTGCATGGTTTCCCTCAGCCTCTTCCGGACGCTCCTCAACCTCAACTGCGAGGATGTGCTGCTGCAGCTGGTGCTCAGGTACGGGCCGGGGAGGACCCGGTGGGGACGCCGCCGGAGGTTGGGGGGCCGGGATTgagccccggggcccccccgggGTGACTCCACCCACCGGCCGCCCAGCgggctccccacctccccctcgggTCTGGGGTTCGGGCAGGGTCATCCCTTCCGTTCCGCCTGGGGAATCGAGCCGGATTCCCGGGGCCCCCTCCACAGCtggtccgcccccctccccgaaccTCCGCCAGTCCGTCCCCGGCGGTGTCACtcgcccccatctcctctccccgctctctACCCCCTCAGCTAGTGCCCCTCCCCGCTGGCTcctgacccccccgcccccggcgtctCCAGGTACCTGGTCCCCTGTAACCACGTGATGCTGAGTCAGAAACGCGCCGTGCGCGATGTGGACCTGTACGGCCGGGCGGCCGACAAATTCCTGTCCCTGATCCCCCGCTGCTGTCGccaccgcccccccagccccccgcccccggggcccgaggAGCACGCCGGCCGGGCCCGAGGtgaggaggccgggcccgggtggGCGAGGCCCCTTGGGAGCAGCCGCTTCGGATCCGGGCGGACTCACCCGCCCGGAAAGGGTGGCACGGGCTCTCCgcgtccggcccccggcccggggttCCACGTCTCCGCCGGGTAAAGGGTAGAGCCAGGCCGGAAGAAGGGGCGGGTGGGCGGCTACGGGGCTGAggcggggatgggggagcagCCCGGGGCGGGCCAACCTGGCCCTCTGCGGGCGTGGgggctcctccctgtcccctaggccgcccggcccggccctcaacCGCGGTccgtccctcccccaggcccggaCAGCCCCGGCGTGGACTTGTCGTCTGCGGTGACGgtgccccgcccctccaccccgtCCCGACTTGCCCTCTTCCTGCGGCAGCAGAGCCTGGGCCCCGGCgagcccgccggccccgcccctcgctcgCCGGGCCTGGCCGCCTCGCCCGGGCCCAGCCCGGGccaccggccgggccccggggcgggagggggcgggggggcgctcAACGAGGAGCCCGGCGAGCTGGAGGGGAACTACCTGGAATACCTGCGGGAGGCGCGGCTCGGCGTGGACCGCTGCGTGCGGGCCTGCCGCTCCTGGTCCGCCCCCTACGACGGGGAgcggcccccccccgggccccccggcccccgccgccccctgcgGCTCCGGCAGCCCCGGCCCCCGGACAAAGAAACGGAGCCTGCgggagggacagggggagggccgggaggaggaagaggaggaggagcagcagctggggggcttgggcggggctggggggccgcTCTCGCTCGAGGCGGGGGACTCCAGCCACCTGCCGCCGCCCCCTCAACTCAACGGGGTCCCCGAGGCCGCCAAGAAGGTgtgtcgggggccgggggcgctagAGGAGGAGCTGCCGCTCGCCGGTGgaggcccgggggccggagggctgGAGGGCTTCGGACGGGAGCTCCGGGAGCTGGAGGCGGCCCTGAGGAATGGCGGGAACGGGCTGCTCGAGCTGCCCCCGGACCCTCCGccgggccagggggaggaggaggaggaggaggaggagaccgcgGCGGCCTACGGGAGCTTCACCGCCCAACCTGAGGTCGAGCCCCCCGGTCACCTGCTCGGCAGCCCCCTGCACACCCCCAGCCAGGTGCCCAGCCAGCCCTTCACAGGTGAGGGCCGCCCCAGGGCGGGcccggcagagggagaggagggggatacGGTGGTTGGGCGCGAGAGGGCCGGGAAGACCCCGGGGACCCCGCGAACACATCcgtccccactccccctccaccGGTCCCTCCCGCGGGATCGAGGTTTCTCGGGGCTGCAGCCTCCGGGCCCGACGGGGCGGGGGATTGCCCGTCCGCTCCGGGTCGGGACCGGTgcccggcccggaccccggggGCATCGCCCTTGTGCCCTGTGCCCGCCGCAGGCCCGTTTGTGGCGGTGCTCTTTGCCAAGCTGGAGAACATGCTGCAGAACTCGCTGTACGTCAATTTCCTGCTGACGGGGCTGCTGGCCCAGCTGGCCTGCCACCCGCAGCCCCTCCTGCGCTCCTTCCTGCTCAACACCAACATGGTCTTCCAGCCCAGCGTCAAATCCCTCATCCAGGTGTGTGTCCCTCCCCGGGCCGACCCCGGGGGGACGGACGCGGAGGGGGGTGTGCGGGCCACGGGGGCCGGGTTAGAGCGGACCTCtggagagcagcggcggagaggcggcgtggctcctAGAGGGTAGGGCGGGGagactgaaggacctgggttctggtcccggctccgccaccggtctgctgtgtgaccttaacttctctgggcctcggttccctcgcctgtaaaatggggatcgagactgggagccccatgtgggacagggaccgggtccagcccTCAGAAGAGcgacacggagtaagcgctcaacaaatcccgtTATCATTAGAGGGGAGAGTCGGTGGGCGAGGGGCGTCTAAGGACGCGGTCCGAAGAGGGGAGATGCCCGACGGGGTAGGGACTGCAGCGGGGCTGGGGCGCAGACCTCCTCCGGGGAGCTTGGCCCGAGTCCGGGGGGAGTCCCGACCGGAGCGGGCCGGGGTTCCTCCTGTCCCCGAGGCCCTGCGTAGTCAGAGGGGGagcccagaggggagggaggtgctggATCCTGGGTCGGGGAGGTCGAGCCAGTCGGCGGCGGGTGGAGGGGTCGTGGGGGCGGAGCTCTGACGGCGGCCCCGTCGGGCGCCGCGTCCCCCTCCGGCAGGTCCTGGGCTCGGTGAAGAACAAGATCGAGAGCTTCGCCGCGATGCAGGAGGACTTCCCCGTGCTGCTGTCCAAAGCCAAGAAGTACCTCATCGCCCGCGGCCGGCTGGACTGGGCcgagggccccggggccccgcccgcccTGCGCCGCACCGACGCCCTGGGTGAGccaccccccagcccggcccctcccggcggcGCGGACGCCACGGGCGGGCCTCGCCTCGCCCCCCAAACCCATTTTCCTGCGTGAACCCACCCCCACCAAACCCGCCCGGGtccgctctccccaccccgctcctcccctgcctGCACGAGTCCCCTAGAGGATTCCTCTTCCCGGAATGCCCCGAGTGGAGGGTGAAGCCCAGGCCCCCTGGGCTCTCCCGCCCTCGCCCTCCGGTTGGAGCCTCCTCGCCGAGCCCTGGGTCCCCGagggcctccgtgacctctcctcttctctctccacacccGCGGGGTTCTCGCGTCGGTCCCGGGGTGCCGCCAGGGGTTCTGAGGCCCGCCGCCGTAACGCCTTAACGCGCCCCGTCCCgtctccgccccccgcctcccctcctccgtccccccgccccgcagcgaAGAGCCGGAAGCCGTCGCTCGGAGAGCTGCTTCTGCGGCACGCCCAGAGCCCCACCCGGGCCCGCCAGGCCGCCCAGCTGGCGCTGCAGCACATGCGGGAAGGGCCGGTGCTGCAGGCGCTGGCCGGCCcgggcccacccccggcccctcccgccgccaGAGGCCCGGCCGAGCGGCAGAGCGAGGCGCTGCGCGTGAAGAACGCCGTCTACTGTGCCGTCATCTTCCCCGAGTTCCTCAAGGAGCTGGCCGccatctcccaggcccacgccgtCACCTCTCCCTTTCTGCTGGACGCTCCCGAAGAGTGAGGGGCGCGTGGCCCCCTGCCCCGGTCTCcccgggggagggaagcggggagaggggaaggtaaaggggcggggcggggagtccTGTTCTcccgggctccgcccccgcctccttgggcccccccatccccctccctcccacaatcTCAGCTGCACACGGTGGGGGTCGGAccccgcccctccacctcccccccaccccccgggccgtCTCCCGTGCTGCCCTCCGgctgtcccctccccgccgccgcctccttcgCTGGACAGTCAggagcgggcggcggggcgggccgcgGGCGGCGGCCTCGGCTTTTTTTAAGGGCGGAGGCGGTGGAGAGGGGACTTTTTAATTTATTTGAAATGAATGTTTTATGGAGAACTTGTTGCAATATGTATAAAAGGGAAATCTCTATCCTGCACCGCGTGCCTCTTCCCTAAACCCGCAAGCCGGGCCTCCCTTGGGCCGGGCGGGGTCCGAGCCGTAGAAGGAGGCGcgggggcccctccctccccggcccttcccgcccctgccggccggggtccccgggaggggccgggacgggggagggcCTCGCGgtaaggaagaggcagggagcggGGGCTAGAGCCGGAGGAGCGGCAGTCGTGGTTTATTGGGGCCGTGATCCGCACCCCGTCCCGCCCCTGGGTCCGgctcccggccctcccggcccttccccccgctccccccagccGGCGGGCCCCCTCAGTCGTCGCTGTCCAACTCGGCGGACGGCCCCCGCAGCAGAGGCAGGGACATGGAGTGGCGGTCGGGGTCCGGGGGGCTGCCGCCGGGGATCCTGGCCCGGGAGCCCCGGCCGCTGTTGAAAGGCCAGCTCTCTGCGGGGGCGGAGGGACGGGGGTCAGCGCCGCCCTCGGGGGCGCCCTCCCTctgcccggccggcccccggcccccgccctcctcccccggcccccgcctcgtaCCCGACGGCGGGCGGGGGACCCTCCGGAAGGGGTTGCGGCCTCTGTAGGAGAGCCTGGCGGAGGGCCCGTCcgagggccccgggccgggagaGGCGGGCGGGGCGGCACCGCCGGGGGGCGAggtcccggggtcggggggcggggtgggcgaGCCCAGCCGGAGCCAGGTGGCCCCGCGCAGGGCCCCGTCCTCCAGGACCTTCTGCGGGCCCAGCGCGCCCCGGGGGCCCAGCGCGAACTTGAGGCAGGAGAAGGCGAGCGGCAGGGCGCGCTGCAGGCGCAGGCgtcccggcgggcgggcggcgggcgcccAGCTGAGCTGCAGCCAGGAGCAGCAGAAGACCTCGTGGATGAGGTAGAGGCTCCGGAGCCCCCGCgtccaggccgggccgggccgcagcGCCAGCTGGCCGGGCCGCAGCAGCAGGAAGGCGGCCTTGCGGTGCAGCCCGCCCAGCTGCAGGCTGATGCGGCACGGCTCCCCGCCCACCAGGCGCGTCTCCTCGTagcccgcctccccccggcccttggGG belongs to Ornithorhynchus anatinus isolate Pmale09 chromosome 2, mOrnAna1.pri.v4, whole genome shotgun sequence and includes:
- the FHIP1B gene encoding FTS and Hook-interacting protein: MERMSWLSKLAPRSAGHRAPRGASLQTPVTADPETCLMVFKNHWAQVLRILEQRGPRPAPGGPDDASAVRNHTYQMLTLLAEDRPAPEAPPPGPLLDFALREDVLERVLRWQLQWDGAEERRAEQLKLYEMLISQARQPLLHHRAVREPLLRLLAACGPAPSPAAPAPAPAPSLDANLVLLLNQLCVCVAREPGLLELFLQGAPEPGPGPAPDGPPSLLLFSRLVPFIHREGPLGQQARDALLLLMALSAGNLTVGRYIADHSYFCPVLATGLSALYSSLPRKIEVRGDDWHFLRREDWLGVSPLALFMSSLEFCNAVTQVAHPLVQRQLVDYVHNGFLVPVMGPALHKSSVEEMIASTAYLELFVRSVSEPALLRTFLRFLLLHRHDSHTILDTLVARIASNSRLCMVSLSLFRTLLNLNCEDVLLQLVLRYLVPCNHVMLSQKRAVRDVDLYGRAADKFLSLIPRCCRHRPPSPPPPGPEEHAGRARGPDSPGVDLSSAVTVPRPSTPSRLALFLRQQSLGPGEPAGPAPRSPGLAASPGPSPGHRPGPGAGGGGGALNEEPGELEGNYLEYLREARLGVDRCVRACRSWSAPYDGERPPPGPGPRTKKRSLREGQGEGREEEEEEEQQLGGLGGAGGPLSLEAGDSSHLPPPPQLNGVPEAAKKVCRGPGALEEELPLAGGGPGAGGLEGFGRELRELEAALRNGGNGLLELPPDPPPGQGEEEEEEEETAAAYGSFTAQPEVEPPGHLLGSPLHTPSQVPSQPFTGPFVAVLFAKLENMLQNSLYVNFLLTGLLAQLACHPQPLLRSFLLNTNMVFQPSVKSLIQVLGSVKNKIESFAAMQEDFPVLLSKAKKYLIARGRLDWAEGPGAPPALRRTDALAKSRKPSLGELLLRHAQSPTRARQAAQLALQHMREGPVLQALAGPGPPPAPPAARGPAERQSEALRVKNAVYCAVIFPEFLKELAAISQAHAVTSPFLLDAPEE
- the C2H11orf42 gene encoding uncharacterized protein C11orf42 homolog, which produces MAGASYPLSLGEADAHWTLIKDKVIEECFGPAVVPVPFLEDAVGGYDLLGVLIKRPLPPGGRLLRRGRRRRRLLPVGALPGLLAPAGDEGSPRRGGRGGGGGPGQAFAHCTREASPKGRGEAGYEETRLVGGEPCRISLQLGGLHRKAAFLLLRPGQLALRPGPAWTRGLRSLYLIHEVFCCSWLQLSWAPAARPPGRLRLQRALPLAFSCLKFALGPRGALGPQKVLEDGALRGATWLRLGSPTPPPDPGTSPPGGAAPPASPGPGPSDGPSARLSYRGRNPFRRVPRPPSESWPFNSGRGSRARIPGGSPPDPDRHSMSLPLLRGPSAELDSDD